The following proteins are co-located in the Pyrobaculum calidifontis JCM 11548 genome:
- a CDS encoding class I SAM-dependent methyltransferase has protein sequence MIEEVFRDLDRYDLGDSVLDVGTGFGVLLEYLVRRGVGRIVTVDVDPSALGAAKRRFRDLVEVGVLRAVFGRAEELPFGNGEFHSVVSLMALHHFSDVEAALREAQRVARRLVLFYDWTEAAAMRYNPHSPEELRARREEALRAAERLGYRWEMHELWYKLEKRKTA, from the coding sequence GTGATTGAGGAGGTTTTCCGCGACTTGGACCGCTACGATTTGGGGGACAGCGTGTTGGACGTGGGCACTGGCTTCGGCGTTCTGCTCGAGTACTTAGTTAGGCGGGGGGTGGGGAGGATTGTGACAGTGGACGTGGACCCCTCGGCGCTTGGCGCCGCCAAGAGACGCTTTCGGGACTTGGTGGAGGTGGGGGTTTTGAGAGCTGTCTTTGGCAGAGCTGAGGAGTTGCCCTTCGGCAATGGGGAATTCCACTCCGTAGTGTCTTTAATGGCTCTTCACCACTTCTCCGATGTCGAGGCGGCACTGAGGGAGGCCCAGCGCGTTGCCAGGAGACTGGTCTTGTTTTACGACTGGACAGAGGCCGCGGCTATGAGGTACAACCCCCACAGCCCAGAGGAACTTAGGGCGCGGCGGGAGGAGGCGCTGAGAGCCGCCGAGCGGCTTGGCTACCGCTGGGAGATGCACGAGCTTTGGTACAAGCTGGAGAAGAGGAAGACGGCTTGA
- a CDS encoding ferredoxin: MIIVRVDRWLCTGCGLCVGPVFALEGGYSAVRPEFRVDGDLERGLVPMSLLENVKRAAKACPNRGITYAIREEGQS; this comes from the coding sequence ATGATTATTGTGAGAGTGGACAGGTGGCTTTGCACGGGCTGCGGCTTGTGTGTTGGGCCCGTCTTCGCCCTTGAGGGCGGGTACAGCGCCGTTAGGCCAGAGTTTAGAGTAGACGGAGACTTAGAGAGGGGGCTAGTGCCGATGAGCCTCTTGGAAAACGTGAAGAGAGCCGCCAAGGCGTGTCCCAACCGGGGAATTACGTACGCCATACGCGAAGAGGGCCAGAGTTAA
- a CDS encoding ATP-binding cassette domain-containing protein, whose amino-acid sequence MGDVVILKNVSLEVDRGAFVVITGPNGSGKTTFFRCLLRILPCRGDVEIEGADPAINPAVKRRIGYVPQLLTFPKLKVREVVELHLRLTNAEANWVEVLEMVSLAELWNREVQRLSGGERQRLALALALSHSPSILVLDEPFSNLDKTWRAWAVEQLRRLKGGVTVLIAVHGGDEVAELADAVVEMEGGEVKRIW is encoded by the coding sequence GTGGGTGATGTAGTGATTTTAAAAAATGTAAGTCTCGAAGTGGACCGGGGGGCCTTTGTAGTAATCACAGGGCCAAATGGCTCTGGGAAAACCACGTTTTTCCGCTGTCTTTTACGCATACTCCCCTGTAGAGGCGATGTGGAGATAGAGGGGGCAGATCCTGCGATCAACCCGGCAGTGAAGCGGCGGATTGGGTATGTGCCCCAGCTTTTGACTTTTCCTAAGCTAAAGGTGAGAGAAGTCGTCGAGCTACACCTACGGCTGACGAACGCTGAGGCGAATTGGGTAGAGGTGTTAGAAATGGTGAGCCTTGCGGAGTTGTGGAATAGGGAGGTACAACGGCTTTCAGGGGGCGAGAGGCAGAGGTTGGCCCTGGCGCTGGCCTTAAGCCACAGCCCTTCAATACTCGTATTAGACGAGCCTTTCAGCAACTTAGACAAGACGTGGAGGGCGTGGGCTGTGGAACAACTGAGAAGGCTCAAAGGCGGTGTCACAGTCCTTATCGCAGTACATGGCGGTGACGAAGTGGCGGAGCTGGCAGACGCCGTCGTGGAAATGGAGGGAGGTGAGGTGAAGAGGATATGGTGA
- a CDS encoding right-handed parallel beta-helix repeat-containing protein has translation MGLRGLLILIGIAVASAAAQVVVVDKPGFYDYVSGERVVINASDVKIGVLEVRGGGGEVALPREMTAYKVKPTVGCVVVIGERVAVEAARVHCVNGLLIFNSTDVYIGRLEMWGDPSLPVYRRGLGFYVFGSRNVTVNAAVGGYFHDCIYAEYSSALRIGNFSLASCRYGVHIMFSDGVSVANGVVRDSYVGVAVMYTSNATVKGVEAVDNREWSEGYGFLIAEVRGGAVEDCRAVGNIHGFYVLTWGGTAVAVSNCAIEGNYVGVTIRGKGSSGVAFYNNSLLGNVVQVVYMAIGEDFPQARFVGNMWQGHGTSAPYVYVSAFSDLFTATEGALGWLAAFPARAVIDGVAGRPLAFDPSPAPARGGSPWQLALLFALPIVAYAARRRA, from the coding sequence ATGGGGCTGCGTGGTCTGTTGATCCTAATTGGTATCGCGGTTGCTAGCGCCGCGGCGCAGGTGGTGGTAGTGGACAAGCCCGGCTTCTATGACTATGTGTCTGGGGAGAGGGTGGTGATAAACGCCAGCGACGTGAAAATAGGCGTCTTAGAGGTACGCGGAGGCGGGGGCGAAGTGGCCCTCCCGAGGGAGATGACGGCTTACAAGGTTAAGCCCACGGTGGGCTGCGTCGTGGTGATCGGCGAGCGGGTTGCCGTGGAGGCGGCGCGGGTACACTGCGTCAACGGCTTGCTCATCTTCAACTCCACAGACGTCTACATAGGCAGGCTGGAGATGTGGGGAGACCCCTCTCTCCCGGTCTACCGCCGCGGCCTCGGCTTCTACGTTTTTGGGAGTAGAAACGTCACTGTCAACGCGGCTGTGGGGGGCTACTTCCACGACTGCATCTACGCCGAGTACAGCTCTGCCCTCCGCATAGGCAACTTCTCCCTCGCCTCTTGTAGATACGGCGTGCATATAATGTTCAGCGACGGCGTCTCGGTGGCCAACGGCGTCGTTAGAGACAGCTACGTGGGCGTGGCCGTCATGTATACCTCAAACGCCACGGTAAAGGGGGTCGAGGCGGTGGACAACCGGGAGTGGTCCGAGGGGTACGGCTTCCTAATAGCCGAGGTGAGGGGCGGAGCAGTGGAGGACTGCAGAGCCGTGGGCAACATCCATGGCTTCTACGTCTTGACCTGGGGCGGCACCGCCGTGGCCGTGTCCAACTGCGCCATTGAGGGGAACTACGTGGGAGTGACGATTAGGGGCAAGGGCTCGTCGGGAGTCGCGTTTTACAACAACTCGCTCCTCGGCAACGTGGTGCAGGTAGTGTACATGGCCATAGGCGAAGACTTCCCACAGGCACGGTTCGTGGGCAACATGTGGCAGGGCCACGGCACCTCTGCCCCTTACGTCTACGTAAGCGCCTTCTCAGACCTCTTCACGGCCACGGAGGGGGCACTGGGGTGGCTTGCCGCCTTTCCGGCCAGGGCTGTGATCGACGGCGTGGCTGGGAGGCCCCTGGCCTTTGACCCAAGCCCGGCCCCCGCCCGCGGCGGCTCCCCCTGGCAGTTGGCCCTCCTCTTTGCACTGCCCATTGTAGCATACGCAGCGCGGAGGCGGGCATGA
- a CDS encoding nitrous oxide reductase accessory protein NosL has translation MAKANYLVPLVVAVVVGLAAYFAGVSTAPTATVTQTVERTVTQTVTQAVVKRNALEEMFTNGTFAHRCILCGMDVSEAEKMGVSAIVTFSTGKTAKTDDIGCIFRMALMPVEKWPFIRRITNVTGLSTAEVRQALGDVVSVMVPDYESAKAGVPLYIDAKRAYYVIMQNLKTPMGDCVFAFADKDTAAKYNTTVYAYDQMLQLYKEVMQKTGMPRPNWCRSGGMMPSHGG, from the coding sequence ATGGCTAAGGCGAACTACCTTGTCCCACTGGTGGTCGCAGTGGTGGTGGGCCTTGCGGCGTATTTCGCAGGCGTGTCCACTGCCCCAACGGCTACAGTGACTCAGACCGTCGAGCGGACTGTTACTCAGACCGTCACCCAGGCAGTTGTTAAGCGGAATGCGCTAGAGGAGATGTTTACTAACGGCACCTTTGCGCATCGGTGTATTCTCTGCGGGATGGACGTCTCCGAGGCTGAGAAGATGGGCGTCTCAGCCATAGTAACCTTCTCCACGGGGAAGACGGCTAAGACCGACGACATAGGTTGCATATTTAGAATGGCGTTGATGCCTGTGGAGAAGTGGCCCTTCATTAGGCGTATCACGAACGTCACAGGGCTGTCTACAGCGGAGGTGAGACAGGCGCTGGGCGACGTGGTGTCCGTCATGGTTCCCGACTACGAGAGCGCTAAGGCCGGCGTGCCGCTTTATATTGACGCCAAGAGGGCCTACTACGTCATTATGCAGAACCTGAAGACCCCCATGGGCGACTGCGTGTTCGCCTTCGCCGATAAAGACACCGCGGCTAAGTACAACACCACGGTGTACGCCTACGACCAGATGTTACAATTATACAAAGAGGTGATGCAGAAGACCGGCATGCCGCGGCCCAATTGGTGCAGAAGCGGCGGAATGATGCCCAGCCACGGCGGCTAG
- a CDS encoding ABC transporter permease subunit produces MVILLYTLRQWLWHRWVVAYAVALASVSIFVMYGAFVGLAWIQPELYGRVALAVVNASIFLVSLTSLLLGLLVYQDDQEGMLEWFLARPVSKRSYLLQRWLGLSISTAMATLAAYLASFIVVYAVFAVSLPQLLILGLSLTSLSISLLSLGFSVSLYFSDKAAAMGAGFLIWLYLTYVHDLVLMVIGPSLAPGELFVAYVINPIGAARFLAMYTIDSSLSFLNPITAVEVKLSLGDLVLVLPAAALAAPAAIFIVLAVRQR; encoded by the coding sequence ATGGTGATTTTACTCTACACGCTTCGGCAGTGGCTCTGGCACAGATGGGTGGTGGCTTATGCCGTGGCGCTCGCCTCAGTCTCCATATTTGTCATGTACGGCGCCTTTGTGGGACTGGCGTGGATTCAACCTGAGCTCTACGGCAGAGTGGCCTTGGCGGTGGTCAACGCCTCAATTTTCCTTGTCTCCCTAACCTCGCTCCTCTTGGGCCTCTTAGTATACCAAGATGATCAAGAGGGCATGTTAGAGTGGTTTTTGGCCAGGCCTGTGAGCAAGCGCTCTTATCTACTACAGCGGTGGCTAGGCCTCTCCATTTCCACCGCAATGGCGACCCTCGCCGCCTACTTAGCCTCTTTCATTGTAGTATACGCCGTCTTCGCCGTGTCGCTCCCCCAGCTGTTAATCCTAGGCCTCTCCCTAACCTCGCTCTCTATCTCCCTCCTATCGCTTGGCTTCTCCGTCTCTCTCTACTTCTCAGACAAAGCCGCCGCCATGGGGGCAGGCTTTCTAATATGGCTATACCTCACCTACGTCCACGACCTAGTGTTAATGGTCATAGGCCCCTCTCTCGCCCCTGGAGAGCTCTTTGTGGCATATGTTATAAACCCCATAGGCGCCGCAAGATTCTTAGCCATGTACACCATCGACAGCTCCCTCTCCTTTCTCAACCCCATCACAGCAGTCGAGGTGAAACTTTCTCTCGGCGACTTGGTCTTAGTTTTACCCGCCGCGGCTTTGGCGGCCCCAGCGGCCATATTTATAGTCCTCGCGGTGAGGCAGAGGTAA
- a CDS encoding MFS transporter, translating into MAKLALFVAVALHMVGFGAVIPVMPTLVKSLGGDAVVQGLLTSVFTLAQLASAPLWGWVSDRVGRRVIIAAGLGLAALGHAGLYLARDLPTAFVARAIAGLGGGTLPAIQAAVLELSRPEERAASMALFGMAFGVGFVLGPLIGGVVAVLSPRGPFLTAALLSATAALWTAAVYRSPASPPVPKAGGGGGEVVVLVAAAFFLMNMSFSQFESIVSYYGSDLGLTPAYIGLMMAFAGVAAGGAQWAVRRLERGGSVGRGISVGLAAMASGLLAVAVPAVPALFVGVAVASAGQIIASAFISKAVAEGAEKVGLAFGVMQTAGSLGRLVGPAAGGYLYKALSPSAPFLAAAALAVLTLALFAYGVRNSPVGTRLGGSLHVFQEAHRH; encoded by the coding sequence ATGGCCAAGCTGGCCCTCTTCGTGGCGGTGGCCCTCCACATGGTGGGCTTCGGCGCTGTGATCCCAGTCATGCCCACCTTGGTCAAGTCTCTGGGTGGAGATGCTGTGGTGCAGGGGCTTTTGACCTCCGTATTTACCCTCGCCCAGCTCGCCTCTGCGCCTCTGTGGGGCTGGGTGTCCGACAGAGTGGGCAGGCGGGTCATCATCGCCGCCGGCCTCGGCCTAGCGGCCCTGGGTCACGCCGGCCTCTACCTCGCGAGAGACCTCCCCACAGCCTTCGTGGCAAGGGCCATCGCCGGCCTCGGCGGAGGGACGCTTCCAGCAATACAAGCCGCCGTGTTGGAGCTCAGCCGCCCAGAGGAGAGGGCCGCCTCCATGGCCCTATTCGGCATGGCCTTCGGCGTGGGGTTCGTCCTAGGGCCACTAATTGGGGGCGTGGTGGCCGTTCTATCTCCACGGGGCCCATTCCTCACGGCGGCCCTCCTCTCAGCCACGGCTGCGCTGTGGACAGCCGCTGTTTATAGGTCCCCAGCAAGTCCGCCGGTGCCCAAGGCAGGTGGGGGCGGCGGCGAAGTGGTGGTGCTGGTCGCCGCGGCGTTTTTCCTCATGAATATGTCGTTTAGCCAGTTCGAGTCCATCGTGTCCTACTACGGGAGCGACTTGGGCCTAACGCCGGCTTACATAGGCCTCATGATGGCCTTCGCGGGAGTAGCCGCGGGCGGCGCGCAGTGGGCTGTGAGGAGGCTGGAGAGGGGAGGCTCCGTTGGCAGAGGCATATCCGTGGGGCTGGCCGCCATGGCGAGCGGCCTGCTGGCCGTGGCTGTGCCAGCTGTCCCAGCCCTCTTCGTAGGCGTGGCTGTGGCGTCTGCTGGGCAGATCATAGCCTCTGCCTTTATCTCCAAGGCTGTGGCAGAGGGGGCAGAGAAGGTGGGCCTAGCCTTTGGGGTCATGCAGACTGCGGGGTCGCTGGGGAGGCTCGTGGGCCCCGCGGCTGGGGGCTACTTGTACAAGGCGTTGAGCCCCTCGGCGCCCTTCCTCGCCGCCGCGGCGCTGGCTGTCTTAACTCTGGCCCTCTTCGCGTATGGCGTACGTAATTCCCCGGTTGGGACACGCCTTGGCGGCTCTCTTCACGTTTTCCAAGAGGCTCATCGGCACTAG
- a CDS encoding ABC transporter ATP-binding protein translates to MRVRKKMRGFVLDVEVEVGNAIVLGPNGSGKSTLLKCLAGVYLCEGDVFDDALYVPPIPQLPPGTTVGEYVRHISKMLGVEFVDFFDVGPFLGKRVEELSTGMAYRVVLSLAFSTDRRLLLDEPLSSLDARWRLRLVELLSGRKFMVATHDPLPFLPLGPDVVVLEEGRVKAVAKAEAVRALYLERCGGELCARPGGAVPVVGYDVSA, encoded by the coding sequence ATGAGAGTGCGGAAGAAGATGCGGGGGTTTGTCCTCGACGTGGAGGTGGAGGTGGGAAACGCCATTGTCCTAGGCCCCAACGGCAGCGGCAAGTCTACGCTCCTCAAGTGTCTGGCGGGGGTATACCTCTGCGAAGGCGACGTGTTTGACGACGCCCTCTACGTCCCTCCAATACCCCAACTGCCGCCTGGCACCACCGTGGGGGAGTACGTGCGCCACATCTCGAAGATGCTGGGGGTGGAGTTCGTGGACTTCTTCGACGTGGGGCCCTTCCTGGGGAAGAGAGTGGAGGAGTTGAGCACGGGGATGGCCTACAGGGTCGTCCTCTCTCTGGCCTTTTCCACAGACCGCCGCCTCCTCTTAGACGAGCCCCTCTCCTCTCTAGACGCCAGGTGGAGGCTGAGGCTTGTGGAGCTTTTATCTGGCAGGAAGTTCATGGTGGCGACTCACGACCCCCTCCCCTTCCTCCCCCTCGGCCCAGACGTGGTGGTTCTAGAGGAGGGGAGGGTGAAGGCTGTGGCAAAGGCCGAGGCGGTGAGGGCGTTGTACTTAGAGAGGTGCGGCGGGGAGCTGTGCGCCAGGCCCGGCGGCGCAGTGCCAGTGGTTGGCTATGATGTATCTGCTTAA